A part of Salvelinus alpinus chromosome 5, SLU_Salpinus.1, whole genome shotgun sequence genomic DNA contains:
- the LOC139575191 gene encoding protein mono-ADP-ribosyltransferase PARP14-like — MSLWDPVMEALAVFVIKGEEFAPTVFQLCAEIPQAVSRTHWVENLIMKEQTERIIKDPHISQLSKADLEQLQTMQRELTVRIRLEMKGPDSLICLEGLSRDVLTADGIIRDMVVERKENVR; from the coding sequence ATGTCTTTATGGGACCCAGTGATGGAAGCTTTGGCAGTCTTTGTCATCAAGGGTGAGGAGTTTGCGCCAACTGTGTTCCAGCTGTGTGCAGAGATCCCCCAAGCTGTGAGTCGTACCCACTGGGTTGAAAACCTTATCATGAAGGAGCAAACTGAGAGAATCATCAAGGACCCACACATCAGCCAGCTGAGCAAGGCGGATCTGGAGCAGCTGCAGACCATGCAGAGGGAGCTGACTGTCAGGATCCGCCTGGAAATGAAGGGCCCCGACTCCCTGATCTGTCTGGAGGGCCTGAGCCGTGATGTGCTTACTGCAGACGGAATCATCAGGGACATGGTTGTGGAAAGGAAAGAGAACGTCAGATGA